The Coffea arabica cultivar ET-39 chromosome 9c, Coffea Arabica ET-39 HiFi, whole genome shotgun sequence nucleotide sequence AAAATCGCACTGgcaatcaaaatttcaaaatttagtaGCTCAGACATTTTGAGGTGCATGGTAGGCCCTTTAAATAGTTACATGTAGTATTTCGGTTTGTACATGCGTTACTCGAGTTTGCACAGGAGCCAACAGTCATTTGGTGTGTTGAGACTTTAAGACTTTATCCAAGACTCTTTTAAGTCTTGGATGCAGTCTTGGTGGTGGTGGGTGAAaggtcaagaattcaaacttTATTTCTCATTAGCCGCTTCAATGACTTCCGTCGATGGTGTTTCCCATCGGTTAGATTCTCCTTCCCTTTAAAATGGAATGAAGTAGATCATACAAATGTCCTAAAGTAGGATAGAGTTCATGTAATTCTTACTATATTTGATATAAATTCATATAATTTTGGTATAATCATAAATTATACACTAATTTAATCGTAGGAATTAATAAATTCAAGTTTACACTTAAGTTATACGAGTTTGTACTAGTTATTATAATGATTTGAATTGGACAAACTCAACTTGTGATGCCCTATTTCTGTATTTTTGGACTAATAACTATTCGAGTCCAAATTTCACTTAGCCAACCTTATAAAATAAATTCATGCAGCAAATTACCCAATAAATTGTGTAGTTAGACCACAACGGACACTTATCTTATATTACTAGAAAGCAAGAAAGTTCAATACCAATTACCATACAAGGGTATCCATGTGCATGATGATGCAAATAGAATTTGCAGCCAAAACCCTTTTCCCTTGTGAACTCCCAAATTTCCTATACAAATGCTAGCTGCTGTTGAAATCCTTCGACAGTTCAAGGGTCTACTTTCTCTCTCGGTGAAGTGCAGCTTTCTCCCACATTCATTTTTTACCTTTCTCATGTCCTTGATTTGCACGGATTCGTTTTCTGTGTTTGTGAATTACCCCTTTGTCCTACATTAATTCATTATATGCATGGAAAGTTTCCTCTCGTGATAACAAAGACAACTATGTACTTAGCCTATAGTAGTCACATGCGTGCACTCTCTTATATAGTATTACGCTCCTTAGTGCGGTGTGGTCCATAGGTTTCTCTCCTTCACTAGCTATTTCATCATGTAAACTTGTGTAGAAGACTGCCATCCATTTTTTACTTGTATCACAATGTGATTATGgtccagatttttttttttttattttactgaGATTTTTTCAGAGTTGCAATTTAGGTATATTTATCTTCTGCAATCCATTTGTTATCCAAATGTTTTTAGAGCCAAGGGATGCATGATGGTTCACAGATCTCTCTTTCATTGGGAATGTTATTCTTGCTATCTGTATAATCTTCATGACTAAAGATCAACATCCACTCTCTCAAATCCCAATTAGTGTGATCAGTTCATTGCTCAACAGTCAACAACGGGAGTAATGAGTTGTAGGAAGGTTACACAGTAGAATAATTGGTTCCAAGCCTTTGAATTTTCTATTGCTAGGGCCACTATATATTTCTAACAATATCAGCCCCCCGATTCAAACGCATGATTCAATTGCTAAGGGGCTATTTCATATTGTTAGAATCTAAAagcattttaaaattttaaattaaacgAATTACCAAACAATATATTACGAATAATCAATAGAGGGAAAAATTCAAGAGTATTCTTATGTTTAGTCGCCTAAgttaaaaagaatttaaaattttttcacttttaaaatttcaaGTTAACCAATCCATTAAATTTCTTGGGCTCAAGTAGGGCTGTAATCGAACCAACCTACCAACGAATAGTTCGATCAAAAACTTAACTCGGACTCGAGTTGATCGAGTTTGAGTATCCAAATACAATACTCGAAGGCTTGTCGAGCCTTATTGAGTTTTATaactttaattctttaatatattattattaggAAATTATCCTTATGTCcaaaaaatagttgaatttaCGAAATGTTTCAAGTCGcatgaaaatttttaaaggGCAATAAtgtattttcattcaaaaattgtcaagaaaatgaaattctCTGACGCGAACTCAATAAGGCTCGCATTGACTTGATTCAATGCGAGTCAAGCTCGAATTTTGTGAGCAATCATCGAGCTTGAATTCGACTTCCAATAATACTACTAACTCTaattcgagctcgaactcgagcatCCTTCTTGCATTCCATATTCAAGCTCAACTCGATTCGATTACATCTCTAAAATAGAATACTTGTAATAACTCGGACACAAGCTAAGACATCATCCGAAGGAGCTCCTCGATAATAAATAAAGACTCAAGGAAGGGTCATATTTAGTTTAAACATTATATTTGGGGGTTTATagtgaaatttctcaaaaatagAGCAAAGGTTTATACGTCAACAAGGGTTTAAGCACTCAAACTCTTCCTTCCTTTACTCCTCCCTTCATCTTCCTTCTGGCGTCTGAAAACAACCCTGAGGAAGAGCGGCGCTGAAGGAGAACCCAACAAAACGAGTCTAAAACAGCCTAAATCAGGAATTCAGCTTCCACCCAGTTAAGTTTTGTAATCCCAATTCCTGATTCTTGCTCTTTTGCATATATACTTTTCTAGTTTCTGTATGTGGAAGTTATGCAGTGATAGAACAATTAGGTTATGGATTTAACCAActtgctttttattttatttttcagtaATTTCGAAGAAAAATTAAGATGGGTTCATAAACATATGTTGATTGGATGacctaaaaaaaggaaaaatatggtATAAAAATGGGATCTTTTTTGTTTCAGAGCAAAATGTGCTTTTGATTCTAATTGCTTTTAGTGCATTTTGCAGCTAGAAATCATGATGCGAATAAAAACCCCCACaaagaaaagaatcaaaagGGAGCTAGATAAGCGTGCGCCAAAGCTTGTAAGTTCACTCTTTCTCTATTAGCTAATTAGCTATAGTGGAGGTGGAAAGTTTGATATTTTGGCATAGAGaaatatggtttttttttttggctggtgTTTGGCAGATTGAGACGGGGAAGAAAACTTTGATCCTTCATGGTACAAAAACGAGCAATGTGCTGAATGCTGTATTGGCTGAAATTTATCATCTTAAGAGGGATAATGCTATTAAATATACGAAGAAGAATGATAATGTCAGGCCATTTGAGAGTGGTGGCGAAACTTCTTTGGAGTTCTTCTCACTCAAAACTGATTGCAGTCTCTTTGTGGTGAGTTAGCATAATTATCATTACagtaaactattttttttcaagttcGTTGTAATATCTCgtttatgtgcaaaataaagAATTTGTGTCTGGTAGCATGTTGGCCTTCCTTGGTTGTGCATTTGTTCTTTAGGTCATTTCTCGATTTGTGCAAGATGCTCCTTTGACTGATCTGTATTCTGATGGCATGGCCTGTATCACAAATTTCTGTTACTTGTGCACCATAACCTTCATGTACCAAATTGAAGGCCATGACTGATAAGAGAAACTGGGATTTTGCTGTTAATATGGACCTGCATGATAACATTTTGAGAATTTTTATGACTTGGATCCATTTTTAATCTTAGGAACTCTAAACTTCTTGCTGGATTTATTGAATGATTTTTCTACCCCGATCTTGTCTCTAAACTTGAGTTGAGTTTTCACTCACCAAAGAAAAACTTCTAGCTTCTTGTGAATGGATTGAGATATCTTGCATCTGCCATGGATGCAGTCGTAAGTTCTCTTTTTTACTTAAAAGACATTAAGAAGAAAGATGAAATGTCAAGAGTTTGTTGGATCCTTTTCCTGTTTCAGTGTCCAGATATTCTGATTCATGGTTGATTGTAGATTATGAATTCTATATGCATCTGCAAGTATAATTTGCCACTTTCCCATGGTTCTTTCATGCATGTACTGGTCATTGGTTTGGAAGGACAGCTTCTGTTGTCTTGGTTAGAGTCCACCTATGGATCTTTCCAAGTTTGATCTGATAAACTACAAATGCTTCACTGTGTCCCTGCTTCAAAATTAGCCTCTTGTCTGTATACAGTAGCAGCTTGAACCATAATTGCTTTTGGTTTATCATGTCTTCTACTGGTTGGATGGGCTGGGATTGGATTTGTGTAAATTTTATATTAGTGAACATCACTGCCTCTTCAATGTGAAGGGGAAGAAGTCTTGTTTGCTTCACCTTCCACCCACTTTATCCTTCTCTGACTTTGGGAATGATCAACAGATGATATTCTGCTTCTTTCAATCGATttattttcacttcagattgctGCTTTCAATTTTATAAGGCAATAGCATGGGAAAAAAGGATTGTAATATCCGTACTAAACTTTTCTCAAATTTGCAGTTAACATCTATTGAGAGTTCATTTGTGGATTGTTTTGCAGCTTGGGACTCATTCAAAGAAGCGGCCTAACAATCTTGTTCTTGGAAGAACTTATGATCACCACCTCTATGATCTTGTAGAGGTTGgggttgaaaattttaaaagcacGGAGTCATTCTCTTATGATAAGAAATTGGCTCCCCATATTGGATCAAAACCATTGTTTGCATTCATTGGAGAAGGATTTGAAAGTGTTGAAGAGTTGAAGCATCTGAAAGAAGTTTTACTTGATCTTTTCCGGGGAGAGGTCTGTCATTTTACTCTATTTCTATTTACCTTGACAATCAAATTTCAAGGGTAGTACACTGAGCATGCAGCTTATTGCTGTAGGTTGTGAAAAATTTGAATCTTGCTGGCATAGATCGTGTTTATTTGTGCACAGCCGTGTCTCCAACTAAGGTGTTTTTCACGCAATGTGCAATTCGGCTGAAAAAGTCTGGAACCACAGTCCCAAGGATAGAGTTGGTTGAGGTTGGAccttccatggattttgtagtCCGGCGACATCGTCTACCGGATGAAGGAGTGAAGAAACAAGCTATGAAAACTGCTCCTGAGTCAACAAAGAAGAAGGTTTGAATCGTATATCTGCCTTTTGCTGGATTTCTTTTACATTCATTCCTTAATCCTTAAATCTGTGGGTCAATTTCAGGAGAAGAATGTTAAGGGTGATGTGATAGAGGGTAAAGTTGGGAAGATATACATACCAGATCAAAAGGTAAGGGACAACTGTCTTTTCGGTCTTTTTATCACTCTCTGAGATATTAGATCTGTTCTCAGTTAATTCTGCTTGTCCGAAGCAGGTAGAAAGGGTGATTAACGAAAATCCATTATGAAAATTGAGAGCATGCTTTCCCTGAAAGTTCTATAATGATGAAAGCAGTTTTGAGAAGCATTTCATGGATTGCTTCTCAGAATCAACCTTTTCCAGGTTAAAATAAGTTTAAATAAGAAGCATAATGCAAGTGAGGAACCTCAAAGTTATCATACTGAAAAGAGCTATAGCCGAGCGGATAAGTGCATGAGCTTGTCTTACTGGATTAGCTACCTGCACGCTATGATTTTATACCATGCGTGATTTTTCTATGCCAAAATGGATATTGCAGCTGCTGCGCCTAAATAATTCTTACAGCCTTTTTCCTGTCTTTATATCAGGACATGACTTAGCCACGTTGCCATGTTTTTCTGCTATGCTTTGCATAACCTCATATTCACGCCATCAATTCTTTTTGTAGGTTGGTAGTGTTCCTCTGCCAAATACAGCAAAGGGAGTGAAAAGGGAGCGCAGGGAAGCTAAGATGAATAACAAGGCTCATGAACCTGCAGAAAAGAAACATAAGGAGGATAGTGATTGAGGTTTTACTGATTGTGCTCACAGGAAGGAGAGCTCCTCACTCGATTTTGGACAAGTTCCTGCTTAAGCTGGAGAAAGTCAGGATGGCTGGAGTGGAGGACCTTGCAAAgcttaaaaagaaaatgtagTGTAGCCCAACAAAAAACTCTGCTGATGATTGGGCAACAGCATGATTTTTATACTTTTGCTGCCGGAatactctttcttttttttttttttgggaacaaaGATAAAATGTACCTCTCTTTGTTCATTTTGTATTCTGTACTTTATGTTGCATTATTACAAATCCTGATTGAAATGTGATCTAAATTAATTGAGTGATAACGCCCCGTTGGATAATTGAGTTTTGGGGCCTAATTTCTGATTTTTCATGTTACTCAGAATTCAGAATACATCGTGGCCTGCACTGATGCGGTACTAGCCCTGCGAATCCTTTCAAAAATTTGACAATATCAATGATAATACTCAAGCATGAATACAACCTCCGTTGTAGTCTAGGTGGTTAGGATACTCGGCTCTCACCCGAGAGACCCGGGTTCAAGTCCCGGCAACGGAACCTTTTTTGTTAACCTTTTTTGCCTTAGTGGATCAGTGAACCATATATTCTTGTGTCCCAGAACCATTTCAtcttacttttttttatcattCTCGGTGGTGCTTTTAttcatttgtttttgtttttttggtgaGCCAAATGTTGTACTTATCCCTGAACATGTATAAACATtgttctccccccccccccctcccaaaccgacaaaaaaaaaaaaacaagaatttaTGTTCACCCCAAAACAGGGTTAAGAATTTATGTTCACCCCAAAACAGGGTTAAGACTTCTCTGAATGcttcaaggaaaaagaaaaaactgatGCTAAGGCTTATATTGGTGTAAATCAACCCAATGAAGTAGTCAATGCCCCataatttcttgaattaaaGACACGTTCAGCAAGTGAAAACtagagcagcagcagcagcaagaTGCAATAGTTTTGTTTAGAGAAATTTCTTCAAACTTTTGGTGCTTTCTAACCTCATGAAAAGCATATAGTTTTGTGATAGATACATATGTTTGAGAAAAAGGTTagaagattttgatgaaaaaaaaaaaaaaaaggggaggtACTCCGACGTTGATGGATGCCTCCATCAGTTGCTGAGTTGGTTGGAAGTTGCCTCGGGCTTATAAGAAGTCCCACATCGCCAATTTGATGAAGGTGAGAGGAGCTGGGAGGCCTATAAAAGGGACGCAGGCCGGTGACGAATCCCTCACGGAGCTGCGTGGTGAGCACAGAGCGAACTATTCTTTCGCCTTTTACTAAAGAATACCGTGTGCTCGCCACAATAAGCAGCATACGCCTATTTTTGGAGGGTGCTTTTGCTAAAAAGGCCCCTACAGTTTTAAGTTTAAATATTATAACAAATAAATTTGAAACTTTTTTGGTTGtatctttttcttattttcaatagttaaaaataatcaattatatgtatttttttttgtttctgtcCTATTGTATGTGTTAATTGTGGTAGTACTCAAAAGGTCTCCAATATAATGACATGTATGCGTTAGCTAAATCTAAATTAATCGGAGCATAAAACTACTCAAAAGCAATAGGatcataataatatatatagCTTAGGGTTTTTATGTGTAATTATAAGCTTTAGTTGGTTTTTATGTGCAAATAATTAGTTGCTAGATTATATATGCATTTCATTGTGACACGCACATAGGTTTTCTCATGCCGTATAATTTTTCACAAATTACAAACagtaaaaataaagaaataaataaattacaacTAGAATAAAATTATAAGTAGAAGTTaaactattattataggcaTACAAAAGGGCATGAGAAGGAAAGAGAAAGGAAATAGTGACGAGACAaaaaggcaaaaagaaaaaaaaatggaaaaagaaagaaagtagtataaaagaaaaaaagtagaatTTCGTACAAGCACAATTGGCCATTTGCTACCAATTGAAGATTGCCGGAGGAGGTTGTTGTATTAACTTAGTTGTCTTGTAAAGTCACAtccatttggaaaaaaaaatgagaactATAACATGTTGATTTTAGGAAAGCTGATCTACTCCTGCATTAGATTAACTTAAAAAAggaaaggggaaaagaaaaaaccattcatgctttttttttttttttcggagacgACAACAGttgtataacctaatctattctaCACTAAGGGGGAGGGGCAGACCTAAGGAGGTTCAGGGATAACTCggaggggactgaaccaccaccggacCAAACAGGTGCACAACACACTCGCCTGGATTTTTTGAAGCAAACCACTTAAATGTGACATTTTGATGAAAGGCAAGGTTTCTCCCAAGATTTGAACCCtgcctcccaccccaccaaacTAGGTGGTGGCCACCACCCCACCATTCATGCTTGAAAGATGCTACTTATAAATTTAGACAGGAGTTTTACTGGGGAAACACATTTCCtctctttaatttttccaacCCTTTACTGTTAAGCAAAAGTGGTCTACACATGGCTGAGCCTTGGAAGGCTAACATTTTGGGGGTCCCAaggtttttctggttttggggAAGGTGAGGTTATATCATATATGTACTATGTGGTAGTGTCAGGGGTAGTTCTAGACTTCTAGTGTTCTACTGTCATGCTGAGCATTATTTTGTAAGTTTTGTTGTATTTAGTATTTCTTTCGGTTGAGAATTTAGTGCTGAAATTTTGGTAGGAGCTTTCTGACTTGGGATTGCTTAGCTTCTACTTTTGGTTGAACCAAAATTTTCCCTTGGGTTTCATAGGCCCCTCACCCTTTAGTCATCACTGTCAAATAAATAATCATAGTTgcaattttttcttcattttgactCAAGAAACATTATTATGATGTGATTCTAGAGGTCCAACGCATC carries:
- the LOC113707830 gene encoding ribosome production factor 2 homolog, which encodes MMRIKTPTKKRIKRELDKRAPKLIETGKKTLILHGTKTSNVLNAVLAEIYHLKRDNAIKYTKKNDNVRPFESGGETSLEFFSLKTDCSLFVLGTHSKKRPNNLVLGRTYDHHLYDLVEVGVENFKSTESFSYDKKLAPHIGSKPLFAFIGEGFESVEELKHLKEVLLDLFRGEVVKNLNLAGIDRVYLCTAVSPTKVFFTQCAIRLKKSGTTVPRIELVEVGPSMDFVVRRHRLPDEGVKKQAMKTAPESTKKKEKNVKGDVIEGKVGKIYIPDQKVGSVPLPNTAKGVKRERREAKMNNKAHEPAEKKHKEDSD